A section of the bacterium BMS3Abin14 genome encodes:
- the zraR_5 gene encoding transcriptional regulatory protein ZraR — protein sequence MRVIYTDKSKCKKCYSCVRSCPVKAIKVQDDGIVISRARCINCGDCLDACSQGAIQMTETINQMEAVLSGPHPTVMLLDRNWPITFPRISPLDLESILLSHGFSEVRSSMLAIEHVFQAYENILKKKHHPFIGSLCPISSAYIEKHAPSLIPFMVPVTIPGVATARYLNKRAESPFNIVLATSCLGTKALMEKQGFKEDIEVVVTFRELKDWLIAKGSDLKTDGSFDYRSPLLAGSQYWLTRDFLARLIPGGESKRSRILAVSGAARTLAFLKEVHDGSFRHGLSMVKYCTIDNNSHGVGTDLTLFQRQDLQARVIEEAVDVPLPVPDGERLDLSRPYVDRSTELEETTPEAIQQILDTLGMNTRAEELNCGACGFPTCREKAKAVVHGFAKLEMCLPYLIRELSTNNEELTQKYEIIHKQFKNATTSPNIIGTSKQIQQVLQVINQVAPTPTTVLIRGESGTGKELVARAIHRNSDKAGHPLIAINCTAIAEGVLDSELFGHAKGAFTGAIADKKGLFEEADGGTLFLDEIGDISMELQAKLLRVVDTGEIRRVGENSTRKVDVRLIAATNRNLEKAIESHSFREDLFYRLAIITVRLPPLRDRQEDIPLLAKHLLQKACARVNKQVHGISDDAMEIIMAYHWPGNIRELENVIERAVVLAPLAGSLVLIEPKHLPAELQAQSSRKGFAGPEPVLDYWTMRDKSIGSAEKKLLVHYLKTADGNVTKACAMAGIPRRTFYRMMERQGIRAREVAGDLHRR from the coding sequence ATGAGGGTGATTTACACCGACAAATCGAAATGCAAAAAGTGCTACTCCTGCGTCCGCTCCTGTCCGGTCAAGGCTATAAAAGTCCAGGACGACGGAATTGTCATCTCCAGGGCAAGGTGCATCAACTGTGGTGACTGCCTCGATGCCTGCAGTCAGGGAGCAATACAGATGACGGAAACCATCAACCAGATGGAAGCCGTCCTTAGTGGGCCCCATCCCACCGTCATGCTGCTGGACAGAAACTGGCCCATCACCTTTCCCCGAATATCCCCCCTGGATCTCGAATCCATCCTTCTTTCACATGGGTTTAGTGAGGTTCGATCCTCCATGCTCGCCATCGAGCATGTCTTCCAAGCCTACGAAAATATCCTGAAGAAGAAACACCACCCGTTTATTGGATCGCTATGTCCCATTTCAAGCGCCTACATCGAAAAACACGCTCCCAGTCTTATCCCTTTCATGGTTCCCGTTACCATCCCCGGTGTGGCCACGGCCCGATATCTGAACAAAAGAGCCGAATCCCCGTTCAATATTGTCCTGGCCACGTCATGTCTGGGAACCAAGGCCCTGATGGAAAAGCAGGGCTTCAAGGAAGACATCGAAGTGGTGGTGACGTTCAGGGAATTGAAAGACTGGCTGATTGCAAAGGGCAGCGATCTTAAAACCGACGGGTCCTTCGACTACAGATCGCCGCTGCTCGCCGGTAGCCAGTACTGGCTGACACGGGATTTTCTGGCCCGCCTGATCCCGGGCGGTGAATCCAAACGATCCCGGATTCTAGCTGTCTCCGGTGCGGCCAGAACGTTGGCCTTTTTAAAAGAGGTGCACGACGGTTCCTTCCGGCATGGCCTGTCTATGGTTAAATACTGCACTATCGACAACAATTCCCACGGCGTGGGCACCGACCTTACACTGTTCCAGCGACAGGACCTGCAGGCCAGGGTTATTGAGGAGGCGGTGGATGTCCCCCTCCCGGTTCCGGATGGAGAACGTCTGGATCTTTCAAGACCTTATGTTGACCGATCAACCGAACTTGAGGAGACGACACCGGAGGCCATCCAGCAGATTCTGGACACCCTTGGCATGAACACCCGGGCCGAGGAGTTAAACTGCGGCGCCTGCGGATTCCCCACATGCCGGGAAAAGGCAAAGGCGGTAGTTCATGGGTTCGCCAAGCTGGAGATGTGCCTTCCATACCTCATCCGGGAACTGTCCACCAACAACGAGGAACTTACCCAGAAGTACGAAATCATCCATAAACAGTTCAAAAACGCTACAACTTCGCCCAACATAATCGGGACATCGAAGCAGATTCAGCAGGTCCTGCAGGTTATAAACCAGGTGGCGCCGACACCCACAACCGTCCTGATCCGGGGAGAGAGCGGCACAGGCAAAGAACTGGTGGCTCGAGCAATCCATCGGAACAGCGACAAAGCCGGCCACCCTCTCATAGCTATCAATTGTACCGCTATCGCCGAGGGGGTCCTGGACAGCGAGCTTTTCGGGCACGCCAAGGGAGCCTTTACCGGTGCCATTGCGGACAAGAAAGGTCTGTTCGAAGAGGCCGACGGCGGCACCCTCTTCCTTGATGAGATCGGGGATATTTCCATGGAACTTCAGGCCAAGCTCCTGAGGGTGGTTGACACGGGAGAGATCCGGCGTGTAGGCGAAAACAGCACCAGGAAAGTCGATGTCCGTCTTATCGCCGCAACCAACAGGAATCTGGAAAAGGCCATTGAATCCCACAGCTTCCGTGAGGATCTCTTCTACAGGCTGGCCATCATCACCGTCCGCCTTCCTCCGCTCAGGGACCGGCAAGAGGATATCCCCCTCCTCGCGAAGCACCTCCTGCAGAAGGCCTGCGCAAGGGTCAACAAGCAGGTTCACGGCATTTCAGACGATGCCATGGAAATCATAATGGCCTATCACTGGCCCGGCAATATCCGGGAGTTGGAAAACGTGATCGAAAGGGCGGTAGTTCTGGCGCCTCTTGCCGGCTCGCTTGTCCTTATCGAGCCGAAGCACCTTCCCGCGGAGCTGCAGGCTCAATCCTCCCGGAAGGGCTTTGCCGGACCCGAACCGGTGCTGGACTACTGGACCATGCGCGATAAATCTATCGGCAGCGCTGAGAAAAAACTCCTCGTCCACTATCTGAAAACCGCCGACGGAAACGTCACAAAGGCCTGCGCAATGGCCGGGATTCCCCGAAGGACCTTCTACCGCATGATGGAAAGGCAGGGGATCAGGGCGAGGGAGGTGGCCGGTGATCTACATCGACGCTGA